A window of the Branchiostoma lanceolatum isolate klBraLanc5 chromosome 13, klBraLanc5.hap2, whole genome shotgun sequence genome harbors these coding sequences:
- the LOC136447525 gene encoding S-adenosylmethionine-dependent methyltransferase Rv2258c-like, with translation MATARVVEYSKEQRTYYLPPHRRAVLHPHAGEKVVHMPEFMRLLAGLVTNVADCFRQEGPEGVPYSAYTGFQDWQLELRTWEFNTDLVANFVPTVTGLKERLESGIRVNDAACGRGIPTLFLAQHFPNSKFVGTDIDLESVQWAAKESKERGLVNATFQVQDLAKLPADWSDSFDYVLVWDAVHDLADPEGALREIFRTVKPGGQFSMVDIRGHAELADNIDNLAATMMYGVSLLHCTPVSLCFGGRGLGVMWGQELAVSMLQEAKFTNIRVLDVPNIPGNLHFLCDKP, from the exons ATGGCGACGGCTCGGGTCGTGGAGTACAGCAAGGAACAGCGGACCTACTACCTCCCTCCTCACCGCCGCGCCGTTCTACATCCGCACGCCGGGGAGAAGGTGGTGCATATGCCGGAGTTCATGCGGCTCCTTGCCGGCTTGGTCACAAACGTAGCCGACTGCTTCAGGCAGGAAGGACCCGAGG GTGTGCCATATTCAGCCTATACCGGGTTTCAAGATTGGCAGTTAGAACTGAGAACGTGGGAGTTTAATACTGACCTGGTGGCCAACTTTGTACCGACGGTAACAGGACTAAAGGAACGTCTGG AGTCGGGGATCAGAGTCAATGACGCGGCGTGCGGCAGGGGCATCCCGACACTCTTCCTAGCTCAGCACTTCCCCAACAGCAAATTCGTCGGTACCGACATCGACCTGGAGTCCGTCCAATGGGCGGCCAAGGAGAGCAAAGAGCGTGGACTGGTCAACGCGACGTTCCAGGTGCAGGACCTTGCCAAACTCCCTGCTGATTGGTCAGACTCGTTCGATTACGTGTTAGTATGGGATGCGGTACATGACCTGGCCGACCCGGAGGGAGCGCTTCGGGAAATTTTCCGCACGGTCAAACCTGGGGGTCAGTTCTCAATGGTAGACATCAGAGGCCATGCGGAGTTAGCGGATAACATTGACAACCTGGCGGCCACGATGATGTACGGCGTCAGCTTGCTGCACTGCACGCCTGTGTCGCTGTGCTTCGGGGGGAGAGGTCTGGGGGTCATGTGGGGGCAGGAGCTGGCGGTATCCATGCTACAGGAAGCCAAATTCACTAACATCCGGGTCCTAGACGTGCCCAATATTCCCGGAAATCTTCATTTCCTTTGTGACAAGCCATGA
- the LOC136447522 gene encoding sulfotransferase 1B1-like isoform X2, translating into MHTTRKSYVFAHLSAVRFAYVDISLGQRQFVRECGWIYLQRANKVKMTAMVYWNYEGTNFPYTVTKQTLEALPEYQIRDDDIVVVSYPRAGSNWLLEIIGKLLKAAGKTTESADSIITEPIEVILACCKLPGYVTLADKPSPRLVKTSLPIQFAPRGISNPRNQVKVIVVMRNPKDTAVSFYHFNKKLCQLQGVEEPVSWGEFAQAFVSGKVSFGDHCDHMLGWWQMRDDPHFLFLKYEDMTKDLPKAVKTIAAFLEVSLDEATLTAVAEDSAFDRIKEDLAKSQFPSRRINARKGIVGDWKTLFTAEENNAFDAWYGRKLGGTGIVFDFE; encoded by the exons atgcATACAACCCGGAAGTCCTACGTTTTTGCCCACCTCAGTGCTGTGAGGTTTGCGTACGTTGACATCAGTCTGGGGCAAAGGCAATTTGTTCGTGAATGTGGGTGGATCTATCTACAAAGAGCGAATAAG GTCAAGATGACTGCAATGGTCTACTGGAACTACGAGGGGACAAACTTTCCATACACCGTGACGAAGCAGACACTAGAGGCCTTACCAGAGTACCAGATCAGAGATGACGATATTGTCGTTGTGAGCTACCCAAGGGCAG GGTCTAACTGGCTTCTCGAAATCATCGGTAAGCTCCTGAAAGCCGCTGGGAAGACAACGGAATCTGCGGACAGTATCATTACGGAGCCGATTGAAGTAATACTAGCATGTTGCAAGCTGCCCGGTTACGTCACGCTTGCAGACAAACCCTCTCCTCGCCTCGTGAAAACTAGCCTTCCGATTCAATTTGCCCCGCGAGGAATCTCCAATCCCAGGAACCAG GTCAAAGTGATAGTGGTTATGAGAAACCCCAAGGATACGGCTGTCTCGTTTTATCATTTCAACAAGAAACTGTGCCAGCTGCAAGGCGTCGAAGAACCAGTGTCCTGGGGAGAGTTCGCTCAGGCTTTTGTGAGCGGAAAAG TTTCCTTTGGAGACCACTGTGATCACATGTTGGGCTGGTGGCAGATGCGGGATGACCCCCACTTCCTCTTCCTTAAGTATGAGGACATGACAAAG GATCTGCCTAAAGCTGTAAAGACTATAGCAGCCTTTCTAGAGGTCAGCCTGGATGAAGCTACCCTAACTGCCGTAGCAGAAGACTCTGCATTTGATAGAATAAAGGAGGATCTAGCAAAATCACAGTTTCCATCTAGGAGGATCAATGCTAGGAAAG GTATTGTCGGAGATTGGAAGACGCTTTTTACTGCGGAGGAGAATAACGCATTCGATGCCTGGTATGGAAGAAAACTTGGCGGTACAGGCATCGTGTTTGACTTCGAATAG
- the LOC136447522 gene encoding sulfotransferase 1B1-like isoform X3 has translation MHTTRKSYVFAHLSAVRFAYVDISLGQRQFVRECGWIYLQRANKVKMTAMVYWNYEGTNFPYTVTKQTLEALPEYQIRDDDIVVVSYPRAGEKCRFWSNWLLEIIGKLLKAAGKTTESADSIITEPIEVILACCKLPGYVTLADKPSPRLVKTSLPIQFAPRGISNPRNQKLCQLQGVEEPVSWGEFAQAFVSGKVSFGDHCDHMLGWWQMRDDPHFLFLKYEDMTKDLPKAVKTIAAFLEVSLDEATLTAVAEDSAFDRIKEDLAKSQFPSRRINARKGIVGDWKTLFTAEENNAFDAWYGRKLGGTGIVFDFE, from the exons atgcATACAACCCGGAAGTCCTACGTTTTTGCCCACCTCAGTGCTGTGAGGTTTGCGTACGTTGACATCAGTCTGGGGCAAAGGCAATTTGTTCGTGAATGTGGGTGGATCTATCTACAAAGAGCGAATAAG GTCAAGATGACTGCAATGGTCTACTGGAACTACGAGGGGACAAACTTTCCATACACCGTGACGAAGCAGACACTAGAGGCCTTACCAGAGTACCAGATCAGAGATGACGATATTGTCGTTGTGAGCTACCCAAGGGCAGGTGAAAAGTGcagatttt GGTCTAACTGGCTTCTCGAAATCATCGGTAAGCTCCTGAAAGCCGCTGGGAAGACAACGGAATCTGCGGACAGTATCATTACGGAGCCGATTGAAGTAATACTAGCATGTTGCAAGCTGCCCGGTTACGTCACGCTTGCAGACAAACCCTCTCCTCGCCTCGTGAAAACTAGCCTTCCGATTCAATTTGCCCCGCGAGGAATCTCCAATCCCAGGAACCAG AAACTGTGCCAGCTGCAAGGCGTCGAAGAACCAGTGTCCTGGGGAGAGTTCGCTCAGGCTTTTGTGAGCGGAAAAG TTTCCTTTGGAGACCACTGTGATCACATGTTGGGCTGGTGGCAGATGCGGGATGACCCCCACTTCCTCTTCCTTAAGTATGAGGACATGACAAAG GATCTGCCTAAAGCTGTAAAGACTATAGCAGCCTTTCTAGAGGTCAGCCTGGATGAAGCTACCCTAACTGCCGTAGCAGAAGACTCTGCATTTGATAGAATAAAGGAGGATCTAGCAAAATCACAGTTTCCATCTAGGAGGATCAATGCTAGGAAAG GTATTGTCGGAGATTGGAAGACGCTTTTTACTGCGGAGGAGAATAACGCATTCGATGCCTGGTATGGAAGAAAACTTGGCGGTACAGGCATCGTGTTTGACTTCGAATAG
- the LOC136447522 gene encoding sulfotransferase 1B1-like isoform X1: protein MHTTRKSYVFAHLSAVRFAYVDISLGQRQFVRECGWIYLQRANKVKMTAMVYWNYEGTNFPYTVTKQTLEALPEYQIRDDDIVVVSYPRAGEKCRFWSNWLLEIIGKLLKAAGKTTESADSIITEPIEVILACCKLPGYVTLADKPSPRLVKTSLPIQFAPRGISNPRNQVKVIVVMRNPKDTAVSFYHFNKKLCQLQGVEEPVSWGEFAQAFVSGKVSFGDHCDHMLGWWQMRDDPHFLFLKYEDMTKDLPKAVKTIAAFLEVSLDEATLTAVAEDSAFDRIKEDLAKSQFPSRRINARKGIVGDWKTLFTAEENNAFDAWYGRKLGGTGIVFDFE from the exons atgcATACAACCCGGAAGTCCTACGTTTTTGCCCACCTCAGTGCTGTGAGGTTTGCGTACGTTGACATCAGTCTGGGGCAAAGGCAATTTGTTCGTGAATGTGGGTGGATCTATCTACAAAGAGCGAATAAG GTCAAGATGACTGCAATGGTCTACTGGAACTACGAGGGGACAAACTTTCCATACACCGTGACGAAGCAGACACTAGAGGCCTTACCAGAGTACCAGATCAGAGATGACGATATTGTCGTTGTGAGCTACCCAAGGGCAGGTGAAAAGTGcagatttt GGTCTAACTGGCTTCTCGAAATCATCGGTAAGCTCCTGAAAGCCGCTGGGAAGACAACGGAATCTGCGGACAGTATCATTACGGAGCCGATTGAAGTAATACTAGCATGTTGCAAGCTGCCCGGTTACGTCACGCTTGCAGACAAACCCTCTCCTCGCCTCGTGAAAACTAGCCTTCCGATTCAATTTGCCCCGCGAGGAATCTCCAATCCCAGGAACCAG GTCAAAGTGATAGTGGTTATGAGAAACCCCAAGGATACGGCTGTCTCGTTTTATCATTTCAACAAGAAACTGTGCCAGCTGCAAGGCGTCGAAGAACCAGTGTCCTGGGGAGAGTTCGCTCAGGCTTTTGTGAGCGGAAAAG TTTCCTTTGGAGACCACTGTGATCACATGTTGGGCTGGTGGCAGATGCGGGATGACCCCCACTTCCTCTTCCTTAAGTATGAGGACATGACAAAG GATCTGCCTAAAGCTGTAAAGACTATAGCAGCCTTTCTAGAGGTCAGCCTGGATGAAGCTACCCTAACTGCCGTAGCAGAAGACTCTGCATTTGATAGAATAAAGGAGGATCTAGCAAAATCACAGTTTCCATCTAGGAGGATCAATGCTAGGAAAG GTATTGTCGGAGATTGGAAGACGCTTTTTACTGCGGAGGAGAATAACGCATTCGATGCCTGGTATGGAAGAAAACTTGGCGGTACAGGCATCGTGTTTGACTTCGAATAG